GGCCCGGCCCCTTGCCCTTGCCGCCCCAGGTCTTGAGGAAGGTGCCGTCGCTGTCGAACTTCAGCACCCGCGAGTCGCCCTTGCCGTGGCCCTGCAGCACGAAGATGTCGCCGGTCGGTCCGACCACCGCTTCGTTCGGCTCGTCGAACAGCCGCAGATGTCCGAACGGATGCCACTCGCCGGTGTGGCCCTTGACGCCGAGCACCATTTCAAGCCGCCCCGACGGGTCGAACTTGTAGACCATGTTCGATCGGACGTCGGTGGCCCAGATGTTGTCCTGCGCATCGATCCGCAGGCCGTGCGACCGCTCGAACATGCCGTCGCCGAAGCCGCGGATGAAATTTCCGTCGGGATCGAACTCCATCAGCGGCATCGGCCCGCGATGGATGACGAAGATGTGGCCCCTGGAATTGAAGGCGATGCCCGAGGTGCCGTGAAAGTTCGCGCCTGATGGCAGCTTGAACGATTCGGCAACGGCGACATAAGGCAGTGGCGGAGCTGCTATTTGCATGGGATGCGAGTATCACACCCGGCAAATCGGGAGTCCATCAGGCGCTTGCCGGCAGTTACATTCCCATAGACCGCGGAGGTCCGGGGCGGTTCAAGTTTTCCGGGAGCGCCCAACTGGAGCCGCAGTCGCTATCTGGTAGGCACGCTCCCTCGACACTCCGAAGACTTCGCCGATAGCTCGGAAGCTGGCCCCGGCGGCACGAGCTTGACTCATCGCCTTGGCCCGGTCTGTCCCGGCGGCGATGGCAGCTTTCATCTTCCGAATGATCTCCCCCTCCTTTCGGAGGCGGGTGTCTATCTTGAGCCGGGCGGCGGCCGCCCTCGTTCGACGCCGCTCGAGCGTCGACGGAAAAACCACGCCGTTGAGCCGCTGAAATCGTCCAAGCGCTGCGTTGCGTGTGACCCCCATTCGCTCCCCGATCTCGGCGAACGAAAGTCCCTCCCGCTTCAATTTCAATAGTCTGGCGTCAAGCCTATCATTCCACATCGTCAACTTCCCGAGCGACCGTTGACGGAGACAGGCCTGATTTGCCACCGACATGTCAATAAGCTCCGTTGTCTCACCTCAAAGGGCCCCCCTGCTGCAACGCGGTGCACCATTTGCGAACGCCCCATCCGGCGCGCTAAGCTCGGGACAAGAAACCCCGGGAGGAAAGCATGGGTCGGAAGATAGCCATCGTTGGTGCAGGCGCGGTCGGCGGCTACGCCGGCGCCCACATGGTGCAGGCGGGCGAGGACGTCACCTTCATCGATCCCTGGCCCGAACATGTCGAGCACATGCGAAAGCACGGCCTGCGTGTCACCCACGCGATGGATGTCCCGGAATTCACGGTTCCCGTCCGGGCGCTGCACGTCACCGACGCCCAGCAGCTCGCCAAGGAGGCGCCGGTCGACATCGCCTTTGTCTGCATGAAATCCTACGACACCGCCTGGGCCACCATGATGATCCGGCAGTATCTGGCGCCGGACGGCTACGTGGTGTCGCTGCAGAACTGCATGAACGAAGAGACCATCGCCGGCATCGTCGGCTGGGGCAAGACGCTGGGGTGCATCGCGAGCAGCATCACCGTCAACCTGCCCGAGCCCGGCCACATCCACCGCGGCGCCGGCAAGCACGGGGCCGCGCATACCGTATTCCGCGCCGGCGAAGTGCACGGCCGCATCTCGCCACGGGCGGAAGAGCTCTGCCGCCTCGTCGGCTATGCCGACAGCGCCAAGGTCACCAACAACCTGTGGGGCGAGCGCTGGTCGAAACTGGTCGCCAATGCCATGCAGAACGGCCTCTCCGCCTGCACCGGCCTGCCCGGCGGCCAGATGCTGGAGAGCGAGCCGATCCGCCGCTTCGCCACCCGGCTCGGCAGCGAAGCGATCCGCGTCGGCCAGGCGCATGGCTATCAGCTCGAGGAGGTCCTGCACATTCCGCCCGAGACCATCGCGCGCGCCGGCGAAGGCGACGAGACGGCGATGCGCGCCTGCGACGAGCAGCGCTTCAAGGACGCGAAGAAGACCGCGTCCGGGCAACGCCCGTCGATGGGCCAGGACATGCAGAAAGGGCGGCGCACCGAGATCGAATTCCTCAACGGCTTCATCGTGCGCGAAGGCAAAAAGGTCGGCGTTGCCTGCAAGGCCAATACGGTGCTGACGGATCTGGTGCTGCGCGTCGAACGCGGCGAGTTGCAGGCCGATCCGAAGCACATCACCGAGCTGCGATTGAACTAGGCCGCGATCCCATCTGTGGACGCCCCGCAAGATGCAAGCGGTTTTTGAAGAAGTTCGGCACGTAGTCGGATGCTGCCATCTGTCCGGCCTCTGATGATGCAGCGATAAAGCTGCGGGCCCGTATGGGAGTTCGCGGACCGGAACCAAATCATAAATGCGTGCTCCAGGCACGATGGGTTCATCTGGTTCTTCCGGTCCCGTCTCGCCGACTGTTGCGCCATACCCTCCTTCGACCGACTACATCTCTGACGACCTCAGGCCCGCCAGGCTCACGCCTTGGCGGCGACCGGAGCCTTGTAATTCTCCTGCTTTACAAGTAGCGCCCAAACGATCCGCGCCATCTTGTTGGCGAGCGCAACAGTCACCAACATCCGCGGCTTGCGAGCCAGTATCTGTTCGAGCCAAGAACCCTTTGGTGCGCCGCGTTTGCCTGCCTGCTTTACGACGGCGCTACTGCCAATGATGAGTAGGCGTCTGAGCGTGCGCTCGCCCATTTTGGACGTCGCGCCAAGCTTCTGCTTGCCGCCTGTCGACCTTTGAAGAGGCGTGAGACCCAGCCAGGCGGCAAAGTCGCGGCCCGTGGCAAAGGTCTCGGCTGGCGGTGCTAGGGCAGCGATCGCGGTGGCCGAGATTGGGCCGATGCCAGGAATGGTCATCAGCCTGCGCGATACTTCGTCCTCGCGAGCACGGCGCGCGATCTCCTTGTCGAGATCTGCGATCTTACCATTGAGGCCGGCGAGCAGGTCTAACATCAATCGGAACATGGCGTGGGCGGCTTCGGGAAGCGAGCTGGCCATCTCTTCTTCCTCGATCAGGTCGGCAAGCATCGCCACATGCGACGGCCCCTTAGGTGCGATCCAACCATATTCAGTGAGGTGTCCTCGAATCGCGTTGATCAACTGGGTTCGCTGCCGCACTAACAGATTACGGGTCCGAAACACCAGACCCGCCGCCTGTTGTTGTTCGCTCTTCACGGCCACGAACCGCATGCTCGGCCGCTGAGCGGCTTCGCAGATCGCCTCGGCATCGTTCGCGTCATTCTTTTGCCGCTTCACGAACGGCTTTACATAGGCAGGCGGGATCAGCTGAACTTTATGGCCAAGCTGGGTGAGCTGACGGGCCCAGTAATGTGCTCCGCCACATGCCTCCAGCGCTACCGTGCAACTCGGCTGGGCTGCGAAGAAATCCAGCAATTTTCCCCGGCTGATCCTCTTACTGAATACCGCTCGACCCTGCTCATCCGCTCCGTGAGCGTGAAAAACATGCTTGGCGATATCCAGACCGATTGTGGTAACCTCTGACATGGACGCCTCCCTTGAGTGGTGCTCAACACCTCCACTCTGGCACATCGATGCCGTCGGCGGGGCGTCCACCCCATCATAAATCTGCCGGGCGGACGGCTTGCGAAGTCCGCTATGCCCCGACAGCCGACTTATTGTTGCACAGCAGCGCAACGACGCAATGTGCCACAGGCAAACATCCAGGCAGCTTCTATTTTCCGCGCGAAAACGTCACAAATCCATCCCGGTTCGGCATTTTTACTTTTGGCAACGTCCGCGCATCCATTGTGTCGATATCTGCAATGATGCCGTTGAGGTTCAGGATATAAGCGACGACCGCATAAATCTCATCGTTGGTCAGTGACTTCGATTCGTTATGCGGCATTGCCCGCCGCACATAGTCGAAGACGGTCGTAGCGTAGGGCCAGAAGCTTCCCACGGTTTTGACCGGAGGCTTGTCACCGGGAAGCGTCCCTAAACCGCCCACGAGCTGATCGTTGGGCTTGCCGGCTCCTTTCTCGCCATGGCAGGCGACGCATTTCGCCGCGAACACGGCTTCACCCTGCTTCGGGGCCCCGCTACCTGGCGGCAGACCAACGCCGTCTGGACCAATACTGATATCCCAAGGCGCAATTTCCTCCGGTGTTGCCACCCGTCCGAGGTTTGGACTTTCAGCCGCGATTGCACCGGCCGAAGCCATGGCAAGACCAAGACCTGAAACGGCGATGAGGAGGGCGTTACGCATAGACATGCTTTACCTCGCCTTTGTTAGAAACGGCCCAGGTCGTAATGGCGTTGGAGTGATAGATCGTTCGATTGCCGCGCGCGGCGATCATCTTCTCACGCGTCGGCTGCATATAACCGGTCTCGTCGGTCGCGCGGCTTTGCAGGACCGCCGGCCCGCCGTTCCACCGCCACGGAATACGGAAGCGCGTCAACGCCTTCGACAGCACGGGCGGCTGTAGCGCCGCCTTTGCCCAGCTTTTGCCGCCGTCAGCCGAGACCTCAACCTTGGTGATCTTGCCATAGCCCGACCAGGCAAGGCCCGAGATTTCATAAAGGCCGGGCTCTTTCATAGTCAGCCCTGGTGAAGGCTGCGTGATCACCGACTTTCCTTCCTGGGGAAACATAAACTGAAGGGATTTCCCGTCGGGCAAGGTGATCGTGTACTTCGATGTCTCGTCCTTGGTCATCGTCGGTCCTTCGGTCACCTTGATGCGCCGGAGCCATTTCACATTCATGTTGCCTTCATATCCCGGCAGCAGGAGCCGCATCGGGTAGCCGTTCGATGGTCGCACACGCTCGCCGTTCTGGTAGAGCGCGATCAAAGCGTCTTCCATCGCCTTCGCCAGCGGAATGCTTCGGCTCATGCCGGCGGCATCGCCACCTTCGGCTAGAATCCATCTGCCCTTCGGATCGACACCAACTTCTTGCAGCAGGATCGAGAGCTTCACGCCCGTCCATTCGGCGCAGGAGACGAGACCGTGAATAGCCTGGACGCCGACCGGGGCGGGCTCTTTCTGGTACAGCAATTGGCCGTTACCACCACATTCGAGAAACGCGACGCGCGACTCCCTCGGGTAGCGTTCCAGGTTTTCCAGCGTGAAGATCAGCGGACGCTTGACCAGGCCGTGGATCAACAGCCGGTGAGTATCCGGGTTAATGTCGGGGATGCCGCTATGAGAACGCTCAAAATGCACGCCGTTGGGCGTGATCATGCCGTCAAGCAAATGGAGCGGTGTGCGGGCGGCACCTGTGCCAGTCGTGCCTGGCGCGGTGTTCCAGGTTCTGGCGACCTTTTCTTCGTATTTCGATGGCTGGCCGTAGCCGGCGAATCCGGATCCCGGCACCTTCATCCAGGACTCAACCGGTAACGCGTCGGCGGCAGCTGGATTAGGCAGAGCGGAACTGGCAACGGCGGCCGCGGCAGCAGTACCCGCTGTCAAAAACATACGGCGATGAAGGAGGCCGTTCCCCGCCACGATGTCCAGATCGGACCCGTGAACGGTCGATCGATCAGCAGCCATCAAATCCTCCTTTTTGACTTTGCCCCGGTTATCAACCCAGCTGTGCGATTATTATTCTCCAGATACAGGTCGAGCTCAATTCCCTGGATATCGGTCGCCACGTCGCTTTCGGCTCAATCGCGCCATTCTGACTATGCCGATCGCTTCCGGTCTACCCCGGAAAGCAGAGAAGCGTGATGAACTCGCGTCGCTTTATGGTCGCCCCCTTCAGCAGGCGACCACACCCTACCACGTCGCTGAATTGAGCGCAGTGTTTTGCATTACAGCAAAATTGGCCGCCCACGTCCGCTCCGGGTTATTCGCGACCGGGTCGCGTCAGCCGTAGGTCTGGCGATAGCCTCGAATCATGCGCTACGAACTCAGCGATTATGAATGGATCGCGATCAAGCCGATGCTGCCCAACAAGTCGCGCGGCGTTCGGCGGGTAAATGACCGTCGCGTGCTCAATGGCATCATTTGGGTTCTGCGCTCGGGTGCGCCATGGCGAGACCCGATCTGCTTTAGTCCGTATCTGTATCGCGCGCGCAACTTGGTCGGCGCTTCTTCAACAAGATCAAGCAGTGTCTGCGTGTCGCGACCCGATATGACAAACTCGCGGCCAACTATCTGGCGTTCGTTAAACTCGCATCAATCCGAATTTGGTTGCGCGCTAATGAGTCCGCGCCCTACTAAGCACCCGTCACCCGCCAGATCACGTCGCCGACATCATCGGCCATCAGCAGCGAACGGCCGTCGGGGCCGAGCATGACCCCGACCGGCCGGCCGTAGGATTCCTTCTCGTCCGGCGCGAGGAAACCGGAGAGAATATCCCGCGCCGGCCCGGACGGACGGCCGTTTTCGAACGGCACGAACACCAGCTTGTAGCCGCTCAGCGTGCTGCGGTTCCACGAGCCGTGCTGGCCGATCGCCATGCCGTCCGGAAAGCCCGGCAGCGTGCCTGAAGGTACCCAGCACAGCCCGAGCGAGGCGGTGTGCCCGCCGAGCGCATAGTCCGGCGTGATCGCCTTGGCGACCATCGCCGGATCCTGCGGCACCCGGTCGTCGACGGTCTGGCCCCAGTAGCAATAGGGCCAGCCGTAGAAGCCGCCGTCGCGCACCGATGTCAGATAATCCGGCGGCGTCTCGTCGCCGAGGCCGTCGCGTTCGTTGACCACGGTCCAGAGCACGCCGGTGTTCGGCTCCCAGGCCATCCCGACCGCGTTGCGCAGGCCACTGGCGAAGATGCGGCTCGAGCCGGAAGCCAGATCGAGTTCGTAGATCGCCGCGCGGCCTTCCTCAACGGCCATGCCGCCCTCGGCGATGTTGCTGAGCGAGCCGACGCCGGCGTAAAGTTTCTTGCCATCGGGGCTCGGCAGCAGGCTGCGCGTCCAATGCCCGGCGGGCTTGAAGCTGACGAGTTTCTTTCCCGGCGCGGTGATGCTGTTGGCGCCCGCCACGTAGGGGAACGCCACCACGCCGTCGGTATTGCCGACATAAAAAGTGTCGCCCACCAGCGCCATGCCGAACGGCTGGTTCAGTCCCTCCATAAACGTTTCGCGGACTTCGGCGACGCCGTCGCCATCCCTGTCGCGGAACAGCGTGATGCGGTTCGCGCTATCGCCAAGCGCGCGGGCACGCCGCATCGTCGCCTGCATTGCGTAGTGGAACACGGTTCTGGGCGGTCCGGCGATCTGGTTCGACTCGGCAATGAGAACGTCGCCATTGGGGAGCACGTTGATCCAGCGCGGATGTTTTAGACCGGTCGCAAACGCATTGACCTTCAGTCCCGGCGCCGCCACCGGCTTCTGCCCGTCGCTCCAGCCCCTGGCGGTCGGCATCTTCAGCGTCGGCAGCGCGCCTTGCGGCTTTGCTTCGGGCACCACCGGCGCGTTGCCCCAAGCAGGCGCAGGAGCTTCGCCCTGCAGCTTCCGCCACTGCAGCGCGACGCCGCCGATCAGCGCGACGATGCGCGCCATAATGCTGGACATGGTCATGTCATTCCCCTTCTCAACGCGCGCACCCTATCCGACACCACGGCGCGATGAAAGCCGAGTGCGTTGGAAGTCGCCGGACGTTTCTACAACGAGGCGCCGGCTAGATAGAATGCATCAATGCGGCTGCTCGATTTCGCCACGCTCGATCGTGAGCGTGATGTTCGCAAACGCCGCCACCAGTTTGGGGTTGGACTCGGTGATCAGCAGCGTGATCTCCTTGTCCTGCGCGCGCAGCCGCTCGAGCGCCTCGGCGTAACGCTGGGCGAGGACGGGTGCCAGCCCCTGGAACGGCTCGTCGAGAATGACAAGCCGCGTGCCGAGCATCAGCGCGCGGCCGAGCGCCACCATCTTGCCCTGCCCGCCGGAGACGGATCCGG
The Bradyrhizobium sp. KBS0727 genome window above contains:
- a CDS encoding sorbosone dehydrogenase family protein; the protein is MTMSSIMARIVALIGGVALQWRKLQGEAPAPAWGNAPVVPEAKPQGALPTLKMPTARGWSDGQKPVAAPGLKVNAFATGLKHPRWINVLPNGDVLIAESNQIAGPPRTVFHYAMQATMRRARALGDSANRITLFRDRDGDGVAEVRETFMEGLNQPFGMALVGDTFYVGNTDGVVAFPYVAGANSITAPGKKLVSFKPAGHWTRSLLPSPDGKKLYAGVGSLSNIAEGGMAVEEGRAAIYELDLASGSSRIFASGLRNAVGMAWEPNTGVLWTVVNERDGLGDETPPDYLTSVRDGGFYGWPYCYWGQTVDDRVPQDPAMVAKAITPDYALGGHTASLGLCWVPSGTLPGFPDGMAIGQHGSWNRSTLSGYKLVFVPFENGRPSGPARDILSGFLAPDEKESYGRPVGVMLGPDGRSLLMADDVGDVIWRVTGA
- a CDS encoding peptidyl-alpha-hydroxyglycine alpha-amidating lyase family protein, giving the protein MQIAAPPLPYVAVAESFKLPSGANFHGTSGIAFNSRGHIFVIHRGPMPLMEFDPDGNFIRGFGDGMFERSHGLRIDAQDNIWATDVRSNMVYKFDPSGRLEMVLGVKGHTGEWHPFGHLRLFDEPNEAVVGPTGDIFVLQGHGKGDSRVLKFDSDGTFLKTWGGKGKGPGQFDLPHSLVFDAQGLLYIADRNNARIQVFDADGNYIRESQHPGAPCGLFMGADQHIWLAHGHTGLIMKLDLNGNVVGMIEGGGQGKTTGKYGEAHYIAVSPRDEIFVADTLNWRIQKYVRK
- a CDS encoding c-type cytochrome is translated as MSMRNALLIAVSGLGLAMASAGAIAAESPNLGRVATPEEIAPWDISIGPDGVGLPPGSGAPKQGEAVFAAKCVACHGEKGAGKPNDQLVGGLGTLPGDKPPVKTVGSFWPYATTVFDYVRRAMPHNESKSLTNDEIYAVVAYILNLNGIIADIDTMDARTLPKVKMPNRDGFVTFSRGK
- the soxC gene encoding sulfite dehydrogenase; protein product: MAADRSTVHGSDLDIVAGNGLLHRRMFLTAGTAAAAAVASSALPNPAAADALPVESWMKVPGSGFAGYGQPSKYEEKVARTWNTAPGTTGTGAARTPLHLLDGMITPNGVHFERSHSGIPDINPDTHRLLIHGLVKRPLIFTLENLERYPRESRVAFLECGGNGQLLYQKEPAPVGVQAIHGLVSCAEWTGVKLSILLQEVGVDPKGRWILAEGGDAAGMSRSIPLAKAMEDALIALYQNGERVRPSNGYPMRLLLPGYEGNMNVKWLRRIKVTEGPTMTKDETSKYTITLPDGKSLQFMFPQEGKSVITQPSPGLTMKEPGLYEISGLAWSGYGKITKVEVSADGGKSWAKAALQPPVLSKALTRFRIPWRWNGGPAVLQSRATDETGYMQPTREKMIAARGNRTIYHSNAITTWAVSNKGEVKHVYA
- a CDS encoding ketopantoate reductase family protein, with protein sequence MGRKIAIVGAGAVGGYAGAHMVQAGEDVTFIDPWPEHVEHMRKHGLRVTHAMDVPEFTVPVRALHVTDAQQLAKEAPVDIAFVCMKSYDTAWATMMIRQYLAPDGYVVSLQNCMNEETIAGIVGWGKTLGCIASSITVNLPEPGHIHRGAGKHGAAHTVFRAGEVHGRISPRAEELCRLVGYADSAKVTNNLWGERWSKLVANAMQNGLSACTGLPGGQMLESEPIRRFATRLGSEAIRVGQAHGYQLEEVLHIPPETIARAGEGDETAMRACDEQRFKDAKKTASGQRPSMGQDMQKGRRTEIEFLNGFIVREGKKVGVACKANTVLTDLVLRVERGELQADPKHITELRLN
- a CDS encoding GcrA family cell cycle regulator, producing the protein MSVANQACLRQRSLGKLTMWNDRLDARLLKLKREGLSFAEIGERMGVTRNAALGRFQRLNGVVFPSTLERRRTRAAAARLKIDTRLRKEGEIIRKMKAAIAAGTDRAKAMSQARAAGASFRAIGEVFGVSRERAYQIATAAPVGRSRKT
- a CDS encoding IS110 family transposase, which codes for MSEVTTIGLDIAKHVFHAHGADEQGRAVFSKRISRGKLLDFFAAQPSCTVALEACGGAHYWARQLTQLGHKVQLIPPAYVKPFVKRQKNDANDAEAICEAAQRPSMRFVAVKSEQQQAAGLVFRTRNLLVRQRTQLINAIRGHLTEYGWIAPKGPSHVAMLADLIEEEEMASSLPEAAHAMFRLMLDLLAGLNGKIADLDKEIARRAREDEVSRRLMTIPGIGPISATAIAALAPPAETFATGRDFAAWLGLTPLQRSTGGKQKLGATSKMGERTLRRLLIIGSSAVVKQAGKRGAPKGSWLEQILARKPRMLVTVALANKMARIVWALLVKQENYKAPVAAKA